The nucleotide sequence GCGTGCCGGAAGCTCTTGTTTAGTTTTTTTATCTCTTCACCGCTTGTCTGATTTCCGTTGCTCATTATTTTTGTCTTTTTTAATTATAGAGTTTTGGATGGAAAACATTTTTTTTCCGTGGCGCAATCCCAGAAGATGGAGCAGGCCATGAGAAACCACTCTGGCCAGTTCTTCTTTAATGCCCCGGCCAGTTTTCTTGGAATAATTCCCTATTTCAGTATAGCACATTACCAGCTCTCCTAAAAAGATGTTTTTATCAACAGCTTTTTTCAGTTCCTGGGCGCTTCGGTATTCAGAAAAGGAAAGGATGTCAGTTACGCTGTCTTTTCTCCGGTAGATTCGGTTGAGTTTTTTTATTTCCAAAGGCGCCACTAAAGCGATACTCAAAGATACAATTCTACGCTTCAAAAAATCATAATTGTATTCTGCTAAAGTCCTTCTTATAACTTTGGCAAAAAAATCCTTTTTGATAGAACTTCGGGTAGTATTATTGATTTCAAGATTGAGTTTCATAAATATAGTATACAAAAGAAAAAGGGACGAATCAATGTGATCCGTGTCTCAAGCTGGTTTCTGCTTATTCTTTACACTGTAATGAAATAGTATATACGACGTATATACTCTGGTATATACTATGTCCTGCTAGGTAAACTTAGACAAAATAAAATCCCTGCCAAGCCAGTTCGGCTAAACTTAACTTGGCAGGGACACGGCTTCAGCTTGCATTTTTCGCATATGCGTAATTTGCAAGTCGTTAAGTTGGCTAAGGACTACTTCGTTTTCTCGTGCCACTCTCCGGCGTTCCGGAAAACATCTTATATGAACGTAAAGGGTAAGGAGTTGACAAAAAATTTTTTTCAAGCTAATACATAAGCAGAGTTGTTCATTGAAATATTAAGCAAATTTAACTGAACCTAGCAAAATAAAGGAGGACTTAAAAATGGAAAGTTTTATTTTGAGAACACAAGAAAGGGGTAAGTTTCCTGTAACTAATTTGCATTCGGAAGGGACGGTCATAGTTTCTCTGCCTCATCGGCACAGTTTTTGGCTAAATCGCTTTGAAAATATCCTGACGCTTGAATGCGATTTGGGGCATATGCCTGGAGATCAAGTCAATATCTGCAAAATTGACCTCTCTGAAAAAGATTACGAAAAAGCTATGGAAATGGCGCCCGAATTTTTGTCCTGGGCAAGATCGTTCGAAAATAGTTTCCAAGTTAATAGGTTCGTTGATGCCTATGCCGTAAACAATTACCAGTGGGCTTCGGCTCTAATGTTCGGTCTGGACCATCAAGACCAGATGTGGATTAACCTTTCTCCTGATTGGCGCAAGAAAACAAATATCGAGTTCAGTATAATTAAAGACGACTACATTGATTTTTTGGGCGACAAGCATAAACTGGACGAGCCGGCTATGACTCTGGCTTGCTCATTGAAGCTCTACGGACAAAAACCCTATTATTTTCTCTTTGTTGAATGGTGGGGCGACAATTCCTGGAGGTACGGCAAGAACTTTTTCTACAACAATACCGCGTTTGCGAGATGATATTTGAGTAAAACGTAAATTAAATTGAAGAAGCCTGATATAATTCAGGCTTCTTTTTTTAAAGGCATAACAGATACTTTTATTTTAATTCTTCCTCTACAATTCTTAATGCCGGATAGATACTAGATACAAACTCCTTCATTCGCTCTTCGGCTGGTATTTGTCCTGCGAAATTGGCAGTTCCACGATGAAGCGCGAGCCCTTGTTCAACCCGTCGGACTCGGTCCAGACCCGTCCGTGGTGGGCTTCAACCATGTTTTTCCCCACGTAAAGCCCGAGGCCTGTTCCGCCGACGTGGAGGCGGCTGGTGTCTTTGCCGCGAGAAAAGCGGGAGAAAAGGTAGGGCAGTTCTTTTTCGGGGATTCCGATTCCCGTGTCGCTGATAACGACCCTGACAAGCTCAGGGCTTATAGTTTGCGGTGACTGGTTGTCAGATGATGATCCCTCGATTGTAATGCCGGGCGCGAGATTCGGGATATATCCCGTACCGCCTGTTTCCTGTTCCATACTGCCTGTTGCCAGTTCCGCTCTGACGGTTACTCCTCCCCTATTAGTATATTTAATCGCGTTGTCAATCAGATTGGAAAGTACTTCGCGGATTTTCGGGCCGTCCATCTCAATTTCCGGAAGCGGATCCGAGGGAAGTTTAATGTCCAGATACAGGCCCTTGGCGCGGGCTATCAGAATAAAGGAATCCCCCAGTTCCCGGATAATGTTTTCAATTCTGGCTTTTTCGAACTTAAACTCCAGCCGGCCGGACTCAATCCGGGAAACGTTAAGGAGGTTTTCCACTAGCTGGATGAGCCGCTCGTTGGAAACGTAGACCTTGTTGAGCGCGTCGCGGATTTTGTTTTCCACTTTCCCATAGGCGCCTTCCAGAATGAGCGAGATGAAGCCCTTGACGGCGGTAAGCGGAGTGCGGAGCTGATGGGAAGCGATGGAAATAAATTCGCTCTTGGCGTTATCCAGTTTACGCAGCTGATCATTGGCCACCGCCAGCCGGTCGGACATATATTGCAATTCTTCTTTGCGCTGGACTTCAAGTTTCACGGATTTGACAAGCAACCAGCCCATTCCGGCCGAAAGCGCCAGCGTTACGCCCACTAAAATCTTGCTGGTTGTCGTCTCAACAAAAGCAAACATTGAACCGATGAGCACGACCAGCGACACCACCAACGCCTGCGCCGCCAGCATTTTAATATTAAAGGCCTTGAATTTGACAATCAAATATCCCAAAAAAGCCATGAAAATAGTCATACCAAAAAGTCCATACTGCTCTATGTTGAAATTTTTAACTATTCCCTTCTCAAATAAGTAACTAGCTAAAAATCCTGAAGAAAAAAAGGAAAGTAAAAATAGTTCCATGCCTAAAATTAAATAAAGTATCTGTTTTTTGAATTCCTTCTCTGCTCTTTTGTATTTAAAAGCAGAATAAAATAATATGAGAAGTAATATAAAAAACCCGACTCCATAATAGTAATATGTAAAATATCTACCTTCTGATGCTTCACATATAGACAAATTAATACTTTCTAAATTAAATCTTGTGGACAAAAATAATATCAAAGGGAGAAATAAAACTGATAAAAAAACTTTTATTAAAAAACTAATATCCTTCTTATTTATAAAAACATATACAA is from Candidatus Moraniibacteriota bacterium and encodes:
- the ybeY gene encoding rRNA maturation RNase YbeY yields the protein MKLNLEINNTTRSSIKKDFFAKVIRRTLAEYNYDFLKRRIVSLSIALVAPLEIKKLNRIYRRKDSVTDILSFSEYRSAQELKKAVDKNIFLGELVMCYTEIGNYSKKTGRGIKEELARVVSHGLLHLLGLRHGKKMFSIQNSIIKKDKNNEQRKSDKR
- a CDS encoding HAMP domain-containing sensor histidine kinase encodes the protein MELFLLSFFSSGFLASYLFEKGIVKNFNIEQYGLFGMTIFMAFLGYLIVKFKAFNIKMLAAQALVVSLVVLIGSMFAFVETTTSKILVGVTLALSAGMGWLLVKSVKLEVQRKEELQYMSDRLAVANDQLRKLDNAKSEFISIASHQLRTPLTAVKGFISLILEGAYGKVENKIRDALNKVYVSNERLIQLVENLLNVSRIESGRLEFKFEKARIENIIRELGDSFILIARAKGLYLDIKLPSDPLPEIEMDGPKIREVLSNLIDNAIKYTNRGGVTVRAELATGSMEQETGGTGYIPNLAPGITIEGSSSDNQSPQTISPELVRVVISDTGIGIPEKELPYLFSRFSRGKDTSRLHVGGTGLGLYVGKNMVEAHHGRVWTESDGLNKGSRFIVELPISQDKYQPKSE